A stretch of Acidimicrobiales bacterium DNA encodes these proteins:
- a CDS encoding riboflavin synthase — protein MFTGLVEEVGTVRSVTPVAEGAKVVIDAAVVLEDAVIGSSIAVNGCCLTVVEIDGSGWTADAVPETLDRTTIGALRAGDRVNLERPLAANGRYGGHVVQGHVDATTAVRTIDELADGSFRYTFDLPAAMADYVVEKGSIAVDGISLTVAAVDAASFSIAVIPHTHEVTTLGSRTVGDRVNLEADVLAKYVERLVRPSL, from the coding sequence ATGTTCACCGGACTCGTGGAAGAGGTGGGCACGGTTCGCTCCGTGACCCCGGTCGCCGAGGGCGCCAAGGTGGTCATCGACGCGGCGGTCGTCCTCGAGGACGCCGTGATCGGTTCCTCGATCGCCGTGAACGGCTGCTGCCTCACCGTCGTCGAGATCGACGGCTCGGGATGGACCGCCGACGCCGTGCCGGAAACGCTCGATCGCACCACGATCGGGGCCCTGCGGGCCGGTGACCGGGTGAACCTCGAACGTCCCCTCGCCGCCAACGGCCGCTACGGGGGCCACGTGGTGCAGGGCCATGTCGACGCCACCACGGCGGTGCGGACGATCGACGAGTTGGCCGACGGTTCGTTCCGCTACACCTTCGATCTCCCGGCCGCGATGGCCGACTATGTCGTGGAGAAGGGCTCGATCGCCGTCGACGGCATCAGCCTCACCGTTGCCGCCGTGGACGCCGCCTCGTTCTCCATCGCCGTCATTCCCCACACCCATGAGGTCACGACGCTCGGAAGCCGTACCGTGGGGGACCGGGTCAACCTCGAAGCCGACGTGCTCGCCAAGTACGTCGAGCGACTGGTTCGCCCGTCGCTCTAG
- a CDS encoding bifunctional 3,4-dihydroxy-2-butanone-4-phosphate synthase/GTP cyclohydrolase II — MTMLDTIDDAIEAFRRGEFLVVVDDEDRENEGDLIIAADALSEEKMAWMVRHTSGVICAPMTEQHADRLQLPLMVTENTEAHRTAFTVTIDLVVGNSTGISAGDRARTVMALADPDRSPREFSRPGHIFPLRARPGGVLKRAGHTEAAVDLCRLAGRPEVAAICEMTHDDGTMMRLPDCREFADHHGLRLISIADLIRFRRRREKLVEHFAAARVPTSYGDFMAHAYRSLLDDEEHVAYVMGDVEGGSPPLVRVHSECLTGDILASLRCDCGPQLHKALQTIAEEGRGVLVYLRGHEGRGIGIGHKLRAYALQDDGMDTIEANEAQGLPIDSREYGVGANILADLGVTAMRLMTNNPTKLGGLEGYDLEITERVPIEIDSNPENVRYLQTKRDRMGHTLSNDGASEA, encoded by the coding sequence ATGACCATGCTCGACACCATCGACGACGCGATCGAAGCCTTCCGGCGCGGCGAGTTCCTCGTCGTGGTGGACGACGAGGACCGCGAGAACGAGGGCGACCTGATCATCGCGGCCGACGCGCTCAGCGAAGAGAAGATGGCGTGGATGGTCCGCCACACGAGCGGCGTGATCTGCGCCCCGATGACCGAGCAGCACGCGGATCGCCTCCAACTGCCGCTGATGGTCACCGAGAACACCGAAGCCCACCGCACCGCGTTCACCGTCACGATCGATCTCGTCGTCGGGAACTCCACCGGCATCTCGGCCGGCGACCGGGCCCGCACGGTCATGGCCCTCGCCGACCCGGACCGTTCACCCCGCGAGTTCAGCCGCCCCGGCCACATCTTCCCGTTGCGGGCCCGGCCCGGCGGCGTCCTCAAGCGGGCCGGCCACACCGAAGCCGCCGTCGACCTCTGTCGTCTGGCCGGCCGCCCCGAAGTCGCGGCGATCTGTGAGATGACGCACGACGACGGCACGATGATGCGACTCCCGGACTGTCGCGAGTTCGCCGACCACCACGGGCTCCGGCTGATCTCCATCGCCGATCTGATCCGGTTCCGCCGGCGCCGGGAGAAGCTCGTCGAGCACTTCGCCGCCGCCCGGGTGCCGACCAGCTACGGCGACTTCATGGCCCACGCGTATCGCTCGCTGCTCGACGACGAGGAGCATGTCGCCTACGTGATGGGCGACGTCGAAGGTGGGTCGCCGCCGCTCGTGCGTGTCCACTCGGAGTGTCTCACCGGCGACATCCTCGCGTCGCTGCGCTGTGACTGCGGTCCCCAGCTCCACAAGGCGTTGCAGACCATCGCCGAGGAAGGTCGCGGCGTGCTCGTGTACCTCCGGGGCCACGAGGGGCGCGGTATCGGCATCGGTCACAAGCTCCGGGCCTATGCGCTCCAGGACGACGGCATGGACACCATCGAGGCGAACGAGGCCCAGGGTCTGCCGATCGACTCACGGGAGTACGGCGTCGGCGCGAACATCCTCGCCGACCTCGGTGTCACGGCCATGCGCCTGATGACGAACAACCCGACGAAGCTGGGCGGCCTGGAGGGCTACGACCTCGAGATCACCGAGCGGGTGCCGATCGAGATCGACTCGAATCCCGAGAACGTCCGCTATCTGCAGACGAAGCGCGACCGCATGGGCCACACGCTGTCGAACGACGGCGCGTCCGAAGCCTGA
- a CDS encoding metallophosphoesterase: MAPTFPFTGLDTVEVFAVEDTVAQLIWRGLPDGEVGVVIDGEDRVLGASGVAGAADITGLRPATTHAIDVTVDGRVVGRRGVHTEPAIEGDELLRIATISDLHLGEEGFGLVRKMREHPQPADAYPLRCAKAAARAAVEWGADLLVLKGDITDLGYPEHWELVDELLADIPIPVMAIPGNHDTVGRTRSLDATAELQRRGLFPAEVQYRDVEGVRIVGVDTTCPGRTWGRIRRRIDDVATAIDTPTPALVFMHHHLETHHYPRIWPIGTPLREARGALAQMLDANPDILISSGHTHRNRVRHHDTALITEVGSTKDFPGVWAGYVVHAAGVRQVVRRVADPDCLAWTDRTHAAVGGIWGQWSPGRMADRCITQRWSRAVRPAVVPPNLASLEA; encoded by the coding sequence GTGGCCCCCACCTTCCCTTTCACCGGACTCGACACCGTCGAGGTCTTCGCCGTGGAGGACACCGTCGCGCAGCTCATCTGGCGGGGTCTGCCCGACGGCGAGGTCGGCGTCGTGATCGACGGCGAGGACCGTGTGCTCGGCGCGAGCGGCGTCGCCGGCGCAGCGGACATCACCGGCCTCCGGCCCGCCACGACCCACGCGATCGACGTCACCGTCGACGGCCGCGTGGTCGGTCGTCGCGGCGTCCACACCGAGCCGGCGATCGAGGGGGACGAACTCCTCCGCATCGCCACCATCAGTGATCTGCATCTGGGTGAGGAGGGGTTCGGCCTGGTGCGCAAGATGCGCGAGCACCCCCAGCCCGCCGACGCGTACCCCCTTCGCTGCGCCAAGGCCGCGGCCCGCGCCGCCGTCGAGTGGGGCGCCGACCTCCTCGTCCTCAAGGGCGACATCACCGATCTCGGCTATCCCGAGCACTGGGAGCTGGTGGACGAGCTGCTCGCCGACATCCCCATCCCGGTCATGGCGATCCCCGGCAACCACGACACCGTCGGCCGCACCCGGTCGCTCGACGCCACGGCCGAGCTGCAACGACGCGGCCTCTTCCCGGCCGAGGTCCAGTACCGCGATGTCGAGGGCGTCCGCATCGTCGGCGTCGACACGACCTGCCCCGGGCGCACGTGGGGGCGCATCCGGCGCCGCATCGACGACGTGGCCACGGCCATCGACACCCCGACGCCCGCGCTCGTCTTCATGCACCACCATCTCGAGACGCACCACTACCCCCGCATCTGGCCGATCGGGACGCCGCTGCGCGAGGCCCGCGGTGCCCTGGCGCAGATGCTCGACGCCAACCCCGACATCCTGATCTCCTCGGGCCACACGCACCGCAATCGGGTGCGCCACCACGACACGGCGCTCATCACCGAGGTCGGGTCGACCAAGGACTTCCCCGGCGTGTGGGCCGGCTATGTCGTGCACGCCGCCGGCGTCCGTCAGGTCGTGCGCCGGGTCGCCGATCCGGACTGTCTCGCCTGGACCGACCGCACCCACGCCGCGGTCGGCGGCATCTGGGGACAGTGGTCGCCGGGCCGCATGGCGGACCGGTGCATCACCCAGCGCTGGAGCCGCGCCGTTCGACCGGCGGTCGTTCCGCCGAACCTCGCGTCGCTCGAGGCCTGA
- a CDS encoding bifunctional riboflavin kinase/FAD synthetase, whose protein sequence is MEILHDREDRLPESVSVASTIGVFDGVHIGHQAVFRQVREVADRLDVASAVVTFDTHPAYVVRPESAPRLLTTLDQKLELIEAQGIDYTYVIHFDPDRAATNPEIFVEQVFIDALHARAIVVGEAFHFGKGRSGNVEGLREIGAEWDFEVHALELIRHSEEAREPVSSTKIRRALAGGDVDRAAQMLGRPYSVRGIVEAGDKRGSGIGFPTANLPVPKQMAWPADAVYAGWCDRANGDRHPCAINIGRRPTFYEHTEQSLLEAHLIDFEGDLYGEQIDVSFVEFLRSERKFDGIDQLSAQLRADIAEARTLLTAPRDY, encoded by the coding sequence ATGGAGATCCTGCACGATCGTGAGGACCGGCTGCCGGAATCGGTGTCGGTGGCGTCCACGATCGGCGTGTTCGACGGGGTCCACATCGGCCATCAGGCCGTGTTCCGCCAGGTGCGCGAGGTCGCGGACCGGCTCGACGTCGCCTCCGCGGTCGTCACCTTCGACACGCACCCGGCCTATGTCGTGCGGCCGGAGAGCGCACCGCGCCTGTTGACCACGCTCGACCAGAAGTTGGAACTCATCGAGGCGCAGGGGATCGACTACACCTACGTCATCCACTTCGATCCGGACCGGGCCGCCACCAACCCCGAGATCTTCGTGGAGCAGGTGTTCATCGACGCGCTGCACGCCCGCGCGATCGTGGTGGGGGAGGCCTTCCACTTCGGCAAGGGCCGCAGCGGAAATGTCGAGGGGTTGCGCGAGATCGGCGCGGAGTGGGACTTCGAGGTCCACGCCCTCGAGCTGATCCGCCACAGCGAGGAGGCCCGCGAGCCGGTGTCGTCCACGAAGATCCGGCGGGCCCTCGCCGGCGGCGATGTGGATCGGGCGGCCCAGATGCTCGGGCGGCCCTACTCGGTGCGGGGGATCGTGGAGGCCGGCGACAAGCGGGGGTCCGGCATCGGCTTCCCGACCGCGAACCTTCCGGTGCCCAAGCAGATGGCCTGGCCCGCCGATGCCGTCTACGCGGGCTGGTGCGATCGGGCCAACGGGGACCGGCACCCCTGCGCGATCAACATCGGGCGGCGGCCGACGTTCTACGAGCACACCGAACAATCGCTGCTCGAAGCCCATCTCATCGACTTCGAGGGCGATCTCTATGGTGAGCAGATCGACGTCTCGTTCGTGGAATTCCTGCGCAGCGAGCGGAAGTTCGACGGAATCGACCAGCTGAGCGCCCAGCTCCGGGCCGACATCGCGGAGGCCCGCACGCTCTTGACAGCTCCCCGCGATTACTAG